The following are encoded together in the Macadamia integrifolia cultivar HAES 741 chromosome 10, SCU_Mint_v3, whole genome shotgun sequence genome:
- the LOC122091577 gene encoding uncharacterized protein LOC122091577: MAPWEGVSPDFVVVYLEPKEVKILSWWSLIEEEGKEKKKKREGRRRSKERLSSPEASTGLVLSLGNITCGEDIYLNQESGFREFGHRNDETSVLPLASTDHETVAMDPLVSIPKADTDHGSECGCDDCAYGGQFF, encoded by the exons ATGGCTCCTTGGGAAGGTGTGAGCCCAGATTTTGTGGTAGTTTACCTTGAACCCAAAGAAGTAAAGATTCTATCATGGTGGTCGTTGATCG aagaagaaggaaaagagaagaagaagaaaagagaaggaagaagaagaagtaaggaGAGACTTAGTTCACCTGAGGCTTCTACTGGACTAGTGCTGTCCCTAG GTAATATAACTTGCGGTGAGGACATATATTTGAATCAAGAATCCGGATTTCGGGAGTTTGGACACCGAA ATGATGAGACCAGTGTTTTGCCCCTTGCCAGCACTGATCATGAGACGGTGGCCATGGACCCTCTGGTCAGTATTCCAAAGGCTGATACCGACCACGGATCTGAGTGTGGATGTGATGATTGTGCCTATGGAGGCCAGTTCTTCTGA